The Microbacterium esteraromaticum genome contains the following window.
GCGACACTCACCTCGACTCGCACCACGACCTGCCGGTGATCACTCTGGACGTCGACGAGTTCGACCGGGTGCATGTCGAGCCGTTCCGCGCCGCCGTCGCGGCCGGAGTGGATGCCGTCATGACCGCTCACATCGTCGTTCCGGCGTGGGGCGAGCAGCCCGCGACGCTGAACGCGCACGTGCTGGGCATGCTGCGCGAGGCCGGTTTCGAAGGCGTCATCATCACGGATGCCCTCGACATGGCCGCCATTCGCGAGACGGTCGGCCTTGGTGGGGGAGCAGCCCGCGCCCTCGCCGCCGGTGCCGACCTGCTGTGCATCGGCAACCCGACCAACCCCGGCGACGCCGCGTTCCCCGATCAGGACGAGCGCGACTTCCACGCCGCCCGCAACGGCATCATCGCCGCGCTGCGCGACGGTTCGCTCTCCCGGGAGCGGGTCGAACAGGCGGCAGCCCGTGTGGCTGCGCTGGCGACCAAGCTCCGTGGCGAGTCCCCGAACGAAGGCGCCGAGCCACTCGACCTCGACCCGATCGTGCGTCGTGCGATCTCGGTCACGGGCGCCCTGCCGGCAGCATCCGACTTGCACGTGCTCGACGCACGTCGACGCTCGACCCTCGCGGTCGACAGCGCCGCATCGTACGTCTCGCAGACGTTGGCCGGCGACGGCGCGTGCGTGCGCCTGGATGTCACGACCGCGTCGACGGACGAGCAGGACGCCGCTGTGGATGCTGCACATGCGGCATCCGCCCTGCCGGTCATCCTGGTGGACTCGCCCGACACCAGCGCTGCGCAGCGCGCGCTGGTCGAGCGAGCCGCCGTACGTGCGCCGGGTGCCGTCGTCGTCAACGTGGGCCTGGCAGCGCGGGAGCCGCTGCCGTTGCCGACGGTCGAGGTCGGAGCAGCCAGCCGGATCAGCGCGCGCCTCACACGGGAGATGCTGCTCGGGCGCACGGGCTGAAGCCGTGAACCTCCGTGGACGATGACGTTCTTGAGCAGGTTCGGCGCTCGATACCCGGACTGAGCGCAGCTGAGAGGAAGGTTGCCGAGCGGTTGCTCGTCGACCCGACGGTTGTGATCGACCTGGCGATCAACGACCTGGCGAAGCTGTGCTCGACCTCGATCTCGACAGTCGCACGCTTCGCGCAGTCACTCGGCTTCAGCGGGTACCGCGAGCTGCGAGTCGCGGTGGCGCGCTCACTCACGCTGCAGCAGGCGCAGCAGGTGCGATTCGGTCTGGAGACCACCGCGATCTCGTGCGATGACAGCACCGCACAGGTCGCCGCGAAGCTGGCTGCGCGTGAGATCGACGCGATCGAGACGGCCGCGCGGACGCTCGACGTCGCGGCGCTCGATCGGGTCGCCGAGGCGGTCGCGGATGCCAGGTGCGTCGACGTCTTCGGCCAGGGTGGATCGTCTCTGGTGGCTCAGGACCTGCAGTTCAAGCTCGCGCGGATCGGGTGCGTGGCGTCGCACTCGGCAGATCCGCACATGGCGCTGACGATGGCGGCTCTGCGCGGCCCGCGAGACGTCGCGATCGGCGTCTCGCACACGGGCGAGACGATCGAGACCATTCGCGTGCTCGAGGCTGCGCGCGCGGCAGGCGCACTGACGGTGGCGATCACGAGCGCCGCCGGTGCTCCGGTCGCGACGGTCGCCGACGTCGTGCTGATCACGCACGCACGCGACTCGTCGTTCCGTGGCGCGGCGATGTCGAGTCGGATCGCGTTGCTCGCACTCGTCGATGTGCTGTTCGTCCGCGTCGCGCAGCGCCGCGGATAGTCGTCGCGACCGGGAGGGCGAAGGCTGCGACGGGGTCCGGCTCAAGCCGATACCGGATCGCAACCTTCGGAGGTTTGGAATACCCGCGTCGGCTGGGTACCTTCGGAGCATCACGTGTGAGGGTGCGATGCTGCACCCGGACCGCGCAATGAAGCGTTCACAAGAGAGGTTCATCATGACCCACAGCCCCCTGCGCCGACGAGGGCTCGCCCTCGCAGCCGGAGCCGGTGTCGCGGCCCTGCTGCTGACCGGATGCGTCGCCAGCGAGCGCGACGACAGCGCCGATGACGGTGGCGGATCCGACGTTGACACGACGTTCGTCTTTGCGGCGTCGTCCGACCCGGCCAGCCTTGACCCCTCCCTCGCCCAGGACGGTGAGACCTTCCGCGTCTCGCGTCAGATCTTCGAGGGTCTGGTGGGCACCGAGCCGGGCACCGCTGACCCGGCTCCGCTGCTCGCCGAGGAATGGGAGTCGTCCGAGGACGGCATGTCGCACACCTTCACGCTGAAGCAGGACGTGACCTTCCACGACGGCACGCCGTTCAACGCCGAGGCCGTGTGCTTCAACTTCGACCGCTGGTACAACTGGACCGGCGTGCTGGCCTCCGAGGCTGTGGGCTACTACTACAACAAGCTCTTCAAGGGCTACGCGTCCAACCCCGACGATGCCGTGTACAAGTCGTGCACGACGGAGGGCGACGACAAGGTCACGATCGAGCTGAACAAGCCGTTCGCCGGCTTCGTAGCATCCCTCTCGCTCCCCGCCTTCGCCATGCAGAGTCCCTCGGCGCTCGAGGAGTTCTCGGCCGACGAGGTCGGCGGCACCGCCGAGGCGCCCGTGCTCTCGGAGTACGCGCAGGGCCACCCGGTCGGTACCGGTCCCTTCCAGTTCGACTCGTGGGCCCCGGGTGAGAACGTCACCCTGACCGCCTACGACGACTACTGGGGCGAGCAGGGCCAGATCGAAGAGGTCATCTTCCGCGTGATCGGCGACCCGACGGCGCGCCGCCAGGCGCTCGAGGCCGGCGATATCGACGGCTACGACCTGGTCGGCCCGGCCGACACGCAAGCGCTCGAAGACAAGGGCTTCACCATGGTGTCGCGCCCGCCGTTCACGGTGCTCTACCTTGCCTTCAACCAGGCCGTTCCCGAGCTGCAGGACCTCGAGGTGCGTCAGGCGCTGTCGTACGCCATCGACAAGGACGCGCTGATCAAGCAGGTGCTGCCCGAGGGCACCGAGAAGGCGACGCAGTTCGTGCCGCCGGTCGTCAACGGCTACAACGAGGGCGTCACCACGTACGACTACGACCCCGACATGGCCAAGTCGTTGCTCGAGGATGCCGGCTACACGGCCGACAACCCGCTGTCGCTGACCTTCAACTACCCGGTCAATGTCTCGCGCCCCTACATGCCGGACCCCGAGCAGATCTTCACCGTGCTGGCCCGCCAGCTCGAAGAGGTCGGCGTGCAGATCACGCCCGAGACCGACGCATGGAACCCGGACTACCTCGAGAAGATCACCGCGACGCCCGACCACGGCATCCACCTGCTCGGCTGGACCGGTGACTACAACGACACCGACAACTTCGTCGGCGTCTTCTTCGGCCAGCAGAGCTCCGAGTGGGGCTTCGACAACCCCGAGCTGTTCACGGCCCTGTCCGAGGCCCGCGGCGTGTCGAGCATCGACGAGCAGACGCCGCTGTACGAGGCGATCAACGAGCAGGTCGCGCAGTTCATCCCCGGTGTGCCGATCGCGCACCCGGCGCCGACCCTGGCATTCGACGAGCGGGTGGAGAGCTACCCGGCGAGCCCGGTGAACGACGAGGTCTTCACCGACATCGTGCTCACCAAGTAAGCCGTCCACGCGGCGATCACGCGTCCTGACGCCCCACGAGGGCGCCAGGACGCGTGATCCCGCCATACCCGGAGACCACCTTGCTGCGAACCATCGGCAAGCGGCTTCTGCTGCTCATCCCCACCCTTTTCGGCCTCAGCATTCTGCTGTTCGCCTGGGTCCGCGCTCTTCCCGGAGGGCCGGCCGTCGCCCTTCTCGGTGAGAAGGCGACACCCGAGGCGATCGAGCAGGTCAACGAGCTCTACGGCTTCAATCGTCCGCTGTACGAGCAGTACTTCATCTGGGTCAGTCGCCTGCTGCAGGGCGACTTCGGCTCATCCATCGTCACGGGGCGCCCCGTGACCGAGGAGTTCTTCCGCCGGTTCCCGGCGACCATCGAGCTCAGTGTGCTCGCGCTGATCTTCGCGATCGGCATCGGTGTTCCGCTGGGCTACTGGGCGGCGCGCCGCCACGGCAAATGGACGGATCACACCGCGGTCGTGTTCAGCCTGATCGGCATCACGATCCCGGTGTTCTTCCTGGCCTTCATCCTGAAGTACATCTTCGCGGTGCAGCTGGGATGGCTTCCCTCGGACGGCCGCCAGAGCGCGCGAATAGATGCCACACACGTCACCGGCTTCTACGTCTGGGACGGCATCATCACCGGCGAGTTCGACGCGTCATGGGATGCCATCCAGCATCTGATCCTGCCGGCGCTGGCGCTCGGCACGATCCCGCTGGCGATCATCGTGCGCATCACGAGGGCCAGCGTGCTCGAAGTGCAGAACGCCGACTACGTGCGCACCGGCAAGGCCAAGGGCGTCTCGACGCCCACGCTGCGCAACCGCTTCATCCTGCGCAACGCGATGCTGCCGGTGATCACCACGATCGGCCTGCAGACCGGGCTGCTGATCTCGGGGGCGGTGCTCACCGAGACGGTGTTCGCCTTCCCCGGCATCGGCTCGTTCCTGGCGCGATCGATCTTCGCGCGAGACTTCCCGGTGCTGCAGGGGTTCATCATCTTCATCGCCATCGCGTACGCGCTGATCAACCTCGCCGTTGACGTGTCGTACAGCCTGATCGATCCGAGAGTGAGGGTTCAGTGATGAGCGCAGTGCTCCCACCCGCACAGGGCCCGGGCGCGGGCCCGCAGAGCGGCGGATCGCCCGAGACGGTGACCGTCGCCCAGGCCGAGCTGCACAAGAGCGGCAGTTTCTGGAGCGACGTGCTGCGTCGGCTGCGACACAATGTCACGGCGTGGATCGGCGGGGCGATCGTGGTGCTGTTCATCGCGGTTGCGGTGCTGGCTCCGCTGCTCGCGCCGTACCCCGAGACGGCGCTGCCCGGTGCCGAGTACATCACCCCGACGCACATCCCCGGGCCCGGTGAGCTGCCGCAGTTCCCGCTCGGCCTCGACCGTTTCGGCGGCGACGTGCTGTCGAAACTCATCTGGGGTGCACAGGCGTCGTTGATGGTCGGTGTGGTCTCGACCGCGCTGGGTCTTCTCGGCGGCATGCTGCTGGGACTCATCGCCGGCACCTTCGGCGGCTGGGTCGACACCGTCATCATGCGCATCGTCGACATCATCCTGTCGGTGCCCAACCTGCTGCTGGCCGTGTCGATCGCCGCGATCCTGGGGCAGACGCCCCAGGCGGTGATGATCGCCATCGGAGCGTCGCAGGTGCCCATCTTCGCGCGCCTGCTGCGGGCCTCCATGCTGCAGCAGCGCACCAGCGAGTACGTGTTGTCGGCGCAGACCCTCGGCCTCGGACGTGGCCGCATCACGATGTCGCACGTGCTTCCCAACGCGATCGGTCCGGTCATCGTGCAGGCGACCCTGACGCTGGCGACGGCGGTGATCGACGCCGCCGCGCTGTCGTTCCTGGGGCTCGGCGGCGGCGGTCCCGACACGGCGGAGTGGGGGCGGATGCTGACCTACGCGCAGAGTGAGTTGGCGATCGCGCCGTGGCTGGCGTTCCTGCCCGGTATCTGCATCGCCGTGACCGCGCTGGGCTTCACCCTGTTCGGTGAGGCGCTGCGCGAGGCGATGGACCCGAGGACGAGAGCGCGATGACCGAGAAGGAGAAGCAGATGAGCGCGCAGCCGCTGCTGCAGGTGTCGGGCCTGGCCGTGGACTTCACGACCATGGACGGCGTCGTGCACGCCGTCGAGGGCGTCGACTTGGAGATCGCGCCCGGTGAGACGGTTGCGATCGTCGGCGAGTCGGGCTCGGGCAAGTCGACCACAGCGATGGCCGTGATCGGTCTGCTCGCGTCGGGTGGGCGGGTGGCCGATGGCAGCATCCGTCTCGACGGACGCGAACTGGTCGGGGCATCCGAATCCGAGATGCAGAAGATCCGCGGGCGTGACATCGGCATGGTTCCGCAGGACCCGATGTCGAATCTGAACCCCGTCGCGAAGATCGGCACACAGGTCGCCGAGACGTTGCTCGCGCACGGCCTCGCCACGCGCTCAGACGTCAAGCAGAAGGTCGTCGAGGCGCTGTCGGCGGCGGGCCTGCCCGACCCCGAGCGGCGGGCCAAGCAGTACCCGCACGAGCTGTCGGGCGGTCTGCGCCAGCGCGCGCTGATCGCGATCGGACTCGCGTGCCGGCCGCGGTTGCTCATCGCCGATGAGCCGACCAGCGCGCTCGACGTCACGGTGCAGCAGACGATCCTCGATCAGCTCGGCGAGATGACGCGCGAGCTGGGCACCGCGGTGCTGCTGATCACGCACGACCTGGGGTTGGCCGCCGAGCGGGCGCAGCGCGTCGTGGTGATGCACCGCGGACGTGTGGTCGAGCAGGGCAACGCCCGCCAGATCCTCGAGAACCCGCAACACGCGTACACGCAGAGCCTTGTCAGTGCGGCGCCGTCTATCGCGGCGGCGCGTCTGCAACCAGAGGTCTTCGAAGGCGCGCAGGTCTCCGAGAGCGCAGAAGCGGATGCCGGTGCGGCGGCGCCCGAGGGGAGCAAGGCCGCGAACATCGTCGAGATCGAGGGGCTGCGCAAGGTGTACCCGGTGCGCGGCCGTTCCGACGACTTCATCGCGGTCGACGATGTCTCGCTCGCGATCCCGCGCGGAAAGACCGTGGCGATCGTGGGGGAGTCCGGCTCGGGCAAGACCACGACGGCGCGGATGCTGCTGAAGCTGATCGAGCCGACGGCGGGCACGATCC
Protein-coding sequences here:
- a CDS encoding ABC transporter substrate-binding protein, giving the protein MTHSPLRRRGLALAAGAGVAALLLTGCVASERDDSADDGGGSDVDTTFVFAASSDPASLDPSLAQDGETFRVSRQIFEGLVGTEPGTADPAPLLAEEWESSEDGMSHTFTLKQDVTFHDGTPFNAEAVCFNFDRWYNWTGVLASEAVGYYYNKLFKGYASNPDDAVYKSCTTEGDDKVTIELNKPFAGFVASLSLPAFAMQSPSALEEFSADEVGGTAEAPVLSEYAQGHPVGTGPFQFDSWAPGENVTLTAYDDYWGEQGQIEEVIFRVIGDPTARRQALEAGDIDGYDLVGPADTQALEDKGFTMVSRPPFTVLYLAFNQAVPELQDLEVRQALSYAIDKDALIKQVLPEGTEKATQFVPPVVNGYNEGVTTYDYDPDMAKSLLEDAGYTADNPLSLTFNYPVNVSRPYMPDPEQIFTVLARQLEEVGVQITPETDAWNPDYLEKITATPDHGIHLLGWTGDYNDTDNFVGVFFGQQSSEWGFDNPELFTALSEARGVSSIDEQTPLYEAINEQVAQFIPGVPIAHPAPTLAFDERVESYPASPVNDEVFTDIVLTK
- a CDS encoding ABC transporter permease is translated as MLRTIGKRLLLLIPTLFGLSILLFAWVRALPGGPAVALLGEKATPEAIEQVNELYGFNRPLYEQYFIWVSRLLQGDFGSSIVTGRPVTEEFFRRFPATIELSVLALIFAIGIGVPLGYWAARRHGKWTDHTAVVFSLIGITIPVFFLAFILKYIFAVQLGWLPSDGRQSARIDATHVTGFYVWDGIITGEFDASWDAIQHLILPALALGTIPLAIIVRITRASVLEVQNADYVRTGKAKGVSTPTLRNRFILRNAMLPVITTIGLQTGLLISGAVLTETVFAFPGIGSFLARSIFARDFPVLQGFIIFIAIAYALINLAVDVSYSLIDPRVRVQ
- a CDS encoding ABC transporter permease is translated as MSAVLPPAQGPGAGPQSGGSPETVTVAQAELHKSGSFWSDVLRRLRHNVTAWIGGAIVVLFIAVAVLAPLLAPYPETALPGAEYITPTHIPGPGELPQFPLGLDRFGGDVLSKLIWGAQASLMVGVVSTALGLLGGMLLGLIAGTFGGWVDTVIMRIVDIILSVPNLLLAVSIAAILGQTPQAVMIAIGASQVPIFARLLRASMLQQRTSEYVLSAQTLGLGRGRITMSHVLPNAIGPVIVQATLTLATAVIDAAALSFLGLGGGGPDTAEWGRMLTYAQSELAIAPWLAFLPGICIAVTALGFTLFGEALREAMDPRTRAR
- a CDS encoding ABC transporter ATP-binding protein, translating into MTEKEKQMSAQPLLQVSGLAVDFTTMDGVVHAVEGVDLEIAPGETVAIVGESGSGKSTTAMAVIGLLASGGRVADGSIRLDGRELVGASESEMQKIRGRDIGMVPQDPMSNLNPVAKIGTQVAETLLAHGLATRSDVKQKVVEALSAAGLPDPERRAKQYPHELSGGLRQRALIAIGLACRPRLLIADEPTSALDVTVQQTILDQLGEMTRELGTAVLLITHDLGLAAERAQRVVVMHRGRVVEQGNARQILENPQHAYTQSLVSAAPSIAAARLQPEVFEGAQVSESAEADAGAAAPEGSKAANIVEIEGLRKVYPVRGRSDDFIAVDDVSLAIPRGKTVAIVGESGSGKTTTARMLLKLIEPTAGTIRFEGRDIQSFDKAQDREFRQRVQPIFQDPYSSLNPMFTIGRLIGEPLEFYKRGNRAERRARVLKLLDDVALPASMMQRYPSELSGGQRQRVAIARALALAPDLIVCDEPVSALDVLVQDQILTLLGDLQKEYGLSYLFISHDLAVVRLISDYVCVMKDGALVEAATSEEIFTNPRDPYTRTLLASIPGNELGIAS
- a CDS encoding MurR/RpiR family transcriptional regulator; this encodes MDDDVLEQVRRSIPGLSAAERKVAERLLVDPTVVIDLAINDLAKLCSTSISTVARFAQSLGFSGYRELRVAVARSLTLQQAQQVRFGLETTAISCDDSTAQVAAKLAAREIDAIETAARTLDVAALDRVAEAVADARCVDVFGQGGSSLVAQDLQFKLARIGCVASHSADPHMALTMAALRGPRDVAIGVSHTGETIETIRVLEAARAAGALTVAITSAAGAPVATVADVVLITHARDSSFRGAAMSSRIALLALVDVLFVRVAQRRG
- a CDS encoding glycoside hydrolase family 3 N-terminal domain-containing protein, with the translated sequence MNIDELERLANGVLWPGFLGTTAPEWLQHELGRGLAGAVYFGQNLGPGLSDLSTEILTANPDALIGIDEEGGSVTRLEAVDGSTLPSAYQLGRLDDVAATKANGAEIARRVQAVGGNVALAPVADVNTDPRNPVIGARSFGPDEAVVARHTVAALEGIQGTGVAACVKHFPGHGDTHLDSHHDLPVITLDVDEFDRVHVEPFRAAVAAGVDAVMTAHIVVPAWGEQPATLNAHVLGMLREAGFEGVIITDALDMAAIRETVGLGGGAARALAAGADLLCIGNPTNPGDAAFPDQDERDFHAARNGIIAALRDGSLSRERVEQAAARVAALATKLRGESPNEGAEPLDLDPIVRRAISVTGALPAASDLHVLDARRRSTLAVDSAASYVSQTLAGDGACVRLDVTTASTDEQDAAVDAAHAASALPVILVDSPDTSAAQRALVERAAVRAPGAVVVNVGLAAREPLPLPTVEVGAASRISARLTREMLLGRTG